ACTAACTCAGTATAGAAGACAATGGAGTAGTTATCTAGTGATCCATACGAACTGTCACATGTCTGTGGGGATTAAATAACTAGCCCCACATTTCTTGGCACTGCAGTGTTATATAAAGTTCATGGTTTTGGTGAATAAGCCAAGGAGAATTTACTGGAGGTGACAACTGATCCTGGCTTGGCTTCCAAATCCGGCTTGTGGCCCCAAGTCATCAGATGCATCCGGGATAGATTGGATCAAAGTTACATTGGCTCAAGGTAATGGTTATATCTGGGGAACAGGGAGTCTGAGGTGGCCCAGTCCACTTTCTCCTCCCTCACCTGCCCTCTCCCTATTGTGACACCAAAGTCCTCATCAAGGAACATAAACAAGGTGGTGTTAGCACCAGAATGACAGGCTGGTGACTGGTTTTAGTGTGGGGTTTGATCCGTGACTTCACTAAAGATTCAAATTTAAATGTGCTTCTctttctagtatatgtgctgccgaagcgagcacatgtGCTTCTCTTTCTAAATGGAcctaataataaaacaaataatataagtGAAATATTTGTAGAAATCCAAAATCTGTCCTGAAAGGCAGTTATACAACAATtaattaagcacctactgtatcACTATCATTACACAAAGACCAGAGGTACACAGGCGGTACCATGGTACCATGTAGGACCATAACAGGGAGGAaggaccatgagatcaggacACTAAAGATGTCATGAAATAGCTACACACAGAGAGCCAAGTCTTGGCAAGGGAGATCTAGAGATTTGGAGTCATGAAGGGCACAAGAAGAGGGCTGTCTTTAATGTGATATTGGGAAAGAATAAAGAGTTTCAGTCCTGTGGAACTAAGGCAGGGACAGTGTTGAGGGGAGTCCATGGGGAACAAGGCCTCCACATAAACCTGGCAGGCTTACACAGAAATCAACCTGGAGTTCACATGGGCAGTTGTGTGTCAAGATCACAAGAATGTATTTGAGCCATAAGGGGAACGTCTGTAAAGGTCAAACAAAGGAGGTCAATAGTGTTAACAGCTGTTTCTCAGCCACAATACCAGACTCCTTACCCCAGCTGCCACCTACAAGCATGGACTTTTGGTCAACTTACTTGACCTCTCTCATCCCGTTGTCTGCAGCTAGGGAGAAATGATATGTTCACATTATGGCGATGTGTTGGGGGACAGGACGTGAATTCTAGTTGACCCATAGTTGAACCCAGGCAATTGGAGTCTCCTCACCCACTTCCCCTGTCCTGGAAATGTAGGCTCCACTTGCTTGGTCCACTCCCAGAAGCTGCCACAAACCAATGCCTTGAGATATCAATGTGTTGTTGAAACCCTCTGAACTGGGTGTGTGACTGAACCCACTTAAAGCTTCTCTGTAAACTTTCTGATTCTGGCAAGTGGGTGTAGATATCTACCCATCTTGTGGATACCTTAAACAACCCTTGTATGTAAACTCCCTATGCTATTAAACCTACCACATATCAACCCAGAGTGCCTGGCcttttcttcagtctctcctAATCTTCTGTGTAAAGAGGCTGCATTCAGATTACACCTGAAGAAGCAGAGGAGGTTGCCAACCAAGGGAGGGTGAACATACATGTTATATAAATTTCTCAGTAGAATCCTGGTTTGTGCTGCTCTGCTGGCATGCTATCCATTTTGTGACCTCTTTCACACTCTAAAGTATCCCctccagaaaaataaatgtcatctTCTTCCTATGCATATGACAAGATTAAAGAAGGTTTGCTTCAGTACCTTGTCTCAAGTGACTGCTCTACTATTGTTTGCCATTCATGTTTTATTGAACATTGAAAATGCATAAACACCCATGGGAaattgagttgggggaaattggaaggggaggtgaaccatgagattatggagtctgaaaaataatctgaggggtttgaagtggtgggggtgtgagaggttggggtaccaggtagtgggtattatagagggcacggattgcatggagcactaggtgtggtgaaaaaataatgaacactgttatgctgaaaataaaaaaaagaaaagaaaagaaaaaaatgaccttcTCTAGATCATTCAAGAGAACGTGAAGTTCAACAGAGTTTCCAGTGGTCTCTGATGATCCTACTAGTCCTTCAAGGTTCATCATAAGAGATTtctcaattttataaaatgaatcacTAGTGACTGCCATGTACACAGCACCTGTTCTGTGCCCAATCTAGTCCTGAGGACTTATTACAATCCCAGGACTATTCCCAGTATACAAAGAGATACAGCCTTGAAAACTTCATAGCAGACTTGGCCCATGGCAAGTAATGAGCCTGGTCTAGGAATGGCTCGTACACTGTGAACCACCAATATCTCACTGCCTTCAAGATGTCTCCAAGGCTAGGCACTTCCTAACATTGCTGGCCTGTgtaactccctccctccccaagttCTAGACTTTGGCACTATCTTAATGAGGAAGAAGTTCACTTCCAAAGAACACACCTGAGGTTAATGTCCCTACAATCCTGCAGGTGAGGGGCAGAACCGGTTCTACACAATTAGTGAAAAAACATGTAGGGTATCTTCTCAAATACTGCAAGGTTGATCCTTATCACTAACTTACCATTTAAAACCACTTAAGAATAtctaaattttgaaataactccttcaaaatgttgaaaaagaaaaatctgggggcttcacgttgcctgatttcaagctatattacaaagctgtgaaaactaagacagcatggtactggcacaaaaacagacacagagaccagtagaacagagtagagagcccagatatggaccctcaactttatggtcaaataatctttgacaaagcaggaaaaaatatacagtgggaaaaagtctcttcaataaacggtgctgggaaaattggacagctagatgtagaagaatgaaacttgaccattctcttataccatacacaaagataacctTGAAATAGATGAAAGATCTTAATGTGAGGCatgaatctatcaaaatcctagaggagaacataggcagtaacttcttcaacatcggtcacagcaacttctttcaagacacatctccaaaggtaaaggaaacaaacacaaaaatgaacttttgggacttcatcaagatcaaaagcttccaaaaaccaaaagaaacagcaaacaaaacaaagaggccacccacagagtgggagaagatattctcaaatgacagtgcagacaaagggctgatatccaagatctataaagaactcctcaaactcaacacccaaaaaaacagataagcatgtcaaaaaatgggcagaaaacatgaacagacacttctccaaagaagacatgcaaatggctaatagacacaaaaaaatgttcatcatcattagccatcagggaaattcaaatcaaaaccacattgaaataccaccttacaccacttagaatggccaaaattaacaagacagtaaacaacaaatgttgaagaggatgtggagaaaggggaaccctcttacactgttggtgggaatccaagttggtgcagccactttggaaaacagtgtgaagactccttaagaaattaaaaatagagcttccctatgaccctgcaattatactactgggtatttatcccaaagatacagatgtagtgaaaagaagggccatctgtaccccagtgttcatagcagcaatgtccacaatcacccaactgtggaaagagccaagatgcccttcaacagatgagtggataaagaagatatgggccatacatacaatagaatattatgcctccatcagaaaggataaatacccaacttttgtatcaacagggacaggactggagattatggtgagtgaaataagtcaagcagaaagtcaatcagcatatgatttcatttacttgtggaacataagcaataacatggaggacattaggagaaggaaaggaaaagtgatttgggggaaataagaggaagagaaaaagcatgagagactatggactgtgagaaacaaactgagggttttggagaggatggGGTGGGCGGATGGACAAGCCtagtggtgagtattaaggagggcacgtattgcatggagcactgggtgtgatgcataaacaatcaatcttggaacactgaaaaaataaaataaaataaataaaataactcctTCATAGGCTTTTGTCCCAATGCATGAAAGAAACACTGAGAAAAATGGCTCTCACTGACTGTTATTACTTTTATGACATATGGGAAGTCCTCAAATGACCAAAATATTGGTATGAGTATATATCAGGTCTTCCATGTCCTTGAAGACAGGCCAAATATAACTCTCTCTTGTCactactttctctctctaccaTGATGCAAAGTAATCAGGGCAAAATCTGTACTTGTACAAATACACCCATATGCCATGATTTTTCTTGATAGGGGATCAATTAGTGTCACACAAACACCCAAACTGAAGGCTCCTTGATTTTTCTAGTTTCTGAGCATCATCTGGGGGCCTGACTTAAagccccttttttaaaattttttatttattttttaaatttcttttcagtgttccagaattccttatcctGCCAAATACCAAATGATCCAGAGCCTCtgtacttgctgttccctctgcctagaacactCTTTCCTAGATCTTCCCCTTGATATCATTGTCCACTTGTCCAGGCTTTAAAGTCCGTCCTCCTGTAGCTGGCCTGGACCTCTGTACAAGACACTGCTCCTCATGGTTGTTTTGTTGTTCAGTAGAACAAACGCTTACTGATGTCACTCATTCATTTGTgggatttttgcttgttttgtttgttgccTCCCTTGTGAGATGTTCACAGAGTCAGAGTCCTGGTGAACAACTGAATCTGGGTCACACAGGACAGGACCTGTCATGGGGGAAGCTCATGGTTACTGTTGAgcagtggatggatgggtgggtgggtggatggatgaatggaatgTTGGATGGGGATGGATGTTTGGGTGATGGATGGAGTAATGAATTGATGAAACCTCCCATTTATTCATGATTACCTTATTTGAAGTCCTGAATAAGCTCTTTACAGAGTGTCTGGCATTCCTGTAAAACCAGGCCTGGATTTATTCCtgctcattttagaaatgagaaaaaggaagctTGACATGACCCACAGTTTCACTTGTCCAAGGACACTTTGTCACTAAGTGTTGCATCCAAGGTTTCAATCCACATCTACTTGAGCCCAGACCTGGTCTCTGTTCCACCCTCGGCACTGCCTCTGCTGAGCAACCACTTGTTCTATTGCTTCACATCATCCTTTGAATTGGTAGGAAAAAATCCTAAAGAGGTAAAAATTTCATAGATCGAATTTATGATATTGAgttaattaaatgagatattctttgtaaaaaaaaaccttcagagagagtgagacatTGTGAGTGTTTCTCAAACATCAAGCACCTTAATGAAGTGTCTGTGGGTGAGGAAGTCTTCCAAATGAGGCTGTATGTGGTATTGCACTGATCCCAGAGGTGTGGTAAGCCAGCATGAGCATGAGCATGGACCTTGAAGGAGGAGGGACGAATGTGAGAAGGTTATGAAGACCACGCTAATACTAAAACAACATGGATAACAACACAGACTCACCTTGCTGTAATCTGATTAGTTAGCAAACATTTTTGCATTAATTTCATCTAAAGCCATGTAGCATTATTGAGTGTCAGAATGGTTTTGGGTCCAACAAGCTCTGTCTCCTTGGTTTCTACAAACAGAGCACAGGCTGTCTGGATTGCAGTTGATTCTTCCTGCTGTTTTCCTGGTCCAGAGCCAGGTTCATGTGTGACTCATTCCCTCATTCATGGGAGGGATTAAAGTGGTGAACAGGAGAATAAAAGGAGGACTCCTAGGTGCTCACTACCAGAGTTAGTTCTATCCTCCCTGTCTGATCAGCCAACCATGTGCTCAACTATGAAGTTGCTGAGAGTCCTTGTGCTGATTGCCCTCCCCCTTTACTGCTTTGCAGGTAAGTCCTGTGTGCGGAGGGCAACTTTGAGGGTGAAGATCATGTCAGGTCCCTCTGGAAGACCTCCTGTTCCCCCAAACTCCAGTGCAGAACGTCTCATTTCTCCAGTGTCTTCGGGTTTCATGATTACGTGTTTTGCTTCTCTGGACTTCGGAATAGTGTGTGGCTGGGGAGGAGGCATACATGTTTTGGGGCTTAAAGGAATCCTTAGATCCTGAGTTCAGTTGGCTAGAATTGGGAACTCAAGACCATTCAGTGTAATCTTTCTAAATGTATGTGTCTATTTAGATGGGAAAAGATGACTGATGTCCTCAGGACTCCCAAAAAGAGCTTCACACTTACATAATTGAGACCTCACTTGCAAGTTTTCTTCCAGGTTCTGGATGCCCACTTGTAGAAGAAGTGGTTAACAAAACAATCGATTCTCAAGTGAGCGtggatgaataccaaactttcTTGAAGCCCTTCTCAGATGGTCCTATGACTGATGAGGCCATAGCACAACTGAAAGAATGTTTTCTCGGCCAGTCAGATGAAACTCTGAGCAAGGCTGGAGAGTTGATGGTAACTATGGCTTCTTTTAATGAGCTTTCAAACCACTGGACACGGACAAGCAGGCTCTAAGTTTGTCACTCGTTGTGCCACAGCAAGTGTTACACAGGCCTTATTTTATCTCAGTGAATTTAATTGTGGGTGCATGTGAAATAGTGGGTGCATGTGAAATTGTGGGTGCATCCAGAAAGTCAGCCAAGGTCCCAATGCTGACTTGTCTCTTCACTTTGTGGAATCTTTAGagaaagattaattttaaaaaggccaaaataggggaaaaacacacacaggcatacacacacacacgcacacgcacacacacacacacacgcacagataCACGCACACATTTTCTATCAAGGTAAAAAACATCTGATTCTCAATAAGGACCTCACTTGAAATCAGCAGCAAAAAAGATACCCTTATTCttagaaacaaagaggaaactATTCACAAGAATTTTTAAGAGAATCCAGAAGAACCTAGGTGAAAAAGATCCTGtacttcttatttaaaaaatcttaaatgcaCTTTCAAGTAATCCCAATGTGTTAGTATAAGTGATTGGATTCCTTGACTATTACGTTAAGATACCATGAATGACAAGTAGAGGTCAAGGGTATGAATCAGTCATGGGGGTGGAATTGTGTAAAACAACTATCAGCCCTGTGTTGGTTCTCTCTGTTTTATTCCCTATCCTAATATGCCATTGAAAACCTTCCAGGGTAGACAATAGAGAAATATTGCCAAAGCAAAAGGTTAAAGTGTTCTTCACTGAGATGCTGACACAGGgcacaacatggatgggccttgaGCACATTATGGTAAAGGAAATAAGCCAGTAAAAGAAGACAACTGTTGCATGAGGCCATTTATATCCATTTTCTAAAGTACCCAATCTCCTAGAGACAGGAGGTAGAATAGTACTTTCTAGGAGCGGGGTGGTATGGGAAATGGGGATTATTCAGTGGGTATAGAGTCTCCAAAGCAAGATGAAAATGTATAGGAGATTGGTTGCACCACAATGCATACTTAACACTGCTGAACTATATACTTAAGATGAtgaaaatggtcaattttatgttatgtggatTTACCATCAGTTTATGTGTATTTACCATGAGTTTAAACAGCTTAAAACCTGAAAAACCCTGCAACCAAGGATaatggaattttttctttaaaaaccttgATTAGACTCATCAGTTGGAGTGCGCATCTCCATTCTTTTCTGGGTCTCAAAGGTAATAGTTTTGGTATCAGACTGTTTGGGGTATCTCTAACATGTAAAGCCATACCGGACCTTAAAAACGTCACATTTCCTTGTATTTGAGAGGAGACTTACAATTCTTTGTTGAAACTGATGATGCAcatctctgttttttatttcca
The genomic region above belongs to Neovison vison isolate M4711 chromosome 7, ASM_NN_V1, whole genome shotgun sequence and contains:
- the SCGB2A2 gene encoding mammaglobin-A → MKLLRVLVLIALPLYCFAGSGCPLVEEVVNKTIDSQVSVDEYQTFLKPFSDGPMTDEAIAQLKECFLGQSDETLSKAGELMNIIYKSVWCATF